From the genome of Halorussus caseinilyticus, one region includes:
- a CDS encoding RNA methyltransferase translates to MNPPAVAVVEPKTPGNVGTIARAMKNFGMHDLKLVNPPEFGRDSEAYGFAGQAREDILPNYDDVSFDHLVENYHTVGLTATTNEDARKHRRFPFTTADELADDLRDVEADTCLVFGREDNGLTNDEMARVDQVCSIPASADYSSLNLGQAATVTLYELRELTLEETQLPDVERERADEAEIEGFYDHFGEFLDAIDHPEEKRAKTLRLARRLLGRAHPTGREVRTLRGVLRRAIYHADDER, encoded by the coding sequence ATGAATCCGCCCGCCGTCGCCGTCGTGGAACCGAAGACGCCGGGAAACGTCGGCACCATCGCGCGGGCGATGAAGAACTTCGGCATGCACGACCTCAAACTCGTGAACCCGCCGGAGTTCGGCCGGGACAGCGAGGCCTACGGCTTCGCTGGACAGGCCCGCGAGGACATCCTGCCGAACTACGACGACGTGAGCTTCGACCACCTCGTGGAGAACTACCACACCGTCGGCCTGACCGCGACGACCAACGAGGACGCCCGCAAGCACCGCCGATTCCCGTTCACGACCGCCGACGAGTTGGCCGACGACCTTCGGGACGTGGAGGCCGACACCTGCCTCGTCTTCGGCCGGGAGGACAACGGCCTGACCAACGACGAGATGGCCCGCGTGGACCAAGTGTGTTCGATTCCCGCCAGCGCCGACTACTCGTCGCTGAACCTCGGACAGGCCGCGACCGTCACCCTCTACGAACTCCGCGAGTTGACCCTCGAAGAGACCCAACTGCCCGACGTGGAGCGCGAACGCGCCGACGAAGCCGAAATAGAGGGGTTCTACGACCACTTCGGCGAGTTCTTGGACGCCATCGACCACCCCGAAGAGAAGCGCGCGAAGACCCTCCGACTCGCCCGCCGACTCCTCGGGCGCGCGCATCCGACCGGCCGGGAGGTACGGACGCTCAGGGGCGTCCTCCGGCGGGCCATCTACCACGCCGACGACGAGCGTTAG
- a CDS encoding phosphatase PAP2 family protein, translating into MFASLPLGTQFTLLVAVPSIAAMLVGKRLFLPDERFRTLFVEFLKTDWKYLGAAWVVTEIVNTLALHFHVARTFTGAIYAVEGATVAAFQAVTVVPLTVLATGVYLVGFPFVVLFTYFKLKAHDEEEAQRYALAYIIVVVCAVPFFLLFPVKVSSLYLSTVEPLMYELSPAIQYGIFSTDTLVKAFPSLHTGLSVLAALYAQKSDTRYAYTAATLAVAIVFSTLYLGVHWVTDAVFAVVLVWVAYRLSQRVSDPRWSVVSREFVSGIRRYAWP; encoded by the coding sequence ATGTTTGCCTCCCTCCCGCTCGGTACGCAGTTCACCCTCCTCGTCGCGGTCCCGAGCATCGCGGCCATGCTCGTGGGAAAGCGACTCTTCCTGCCCGACGAGCGTTTCCGGACCCTCTTCGTGGAGTTTTTGAAGACCGACTGGAAGTACCTCGGTGCCGCGTGGGTCGTCACGGAAATCGTGAACACGCTGGCGCTCCACTTCCACGTCGCCAGAACGTTCACCGGCGCGATTTACGCCGTCGAGGGCGCGACCGTCGCGGCGTTTCAGGCGGTCACGGTCGTTCCGCTCACCGTGTTAGCCACCGGCGTCTACCTCGTCGGCTTTCCGTTCGTCGTGCTGTTCACCTACTTCAAACTGAAGGCCCACGACGAGGAGGAGGCACAGCGCTACGCACTGGCGTACATCATCGTGGTCGTCTGCGCCGTGCCCTTCTTTCTCCTGTTCCCGGTGAAGGTGTCGTCGCTGTACCTCTCGACGGTCGAACCGCTGATGTACGAACTCAGTCCGGCCATCCAGTACGGCATCTTCTCGACGGATACCCTCGTGAAGGCGTTTCCGAGTCTCCACACCGGTCTGTCGGTGCTGGCGGCGCTCTACGCCCAGAAATCCGACACCCGGTACGCCTACACCGCGGCGACCCTCGCTGTCGCCATCGTCTTCTCGACGCTGTATCTGGGAGTCCACTGGGTGACGGACGCGGTGTTCGCGGTCGTACTGGTGTGGGTCGCCTACCGACTCTCCCAACGGGTCAGCGACCCTCGGTGGTCGGTGGTCTCCCGCGAATTCGTGTCGGGAATCCGGCGATACGCGTGGCCCTGA